The sequence CGTCCCGGGGGGAGGCGGTACGGGGTACGGACGGCCACATCGTGGCCCACCGCCCCGTACCGCCCCAAGCCCGCGACCGATCGCGACCGTTATCGATCCGGCGAGTCCGGAAGACAGCCGTTCGAGGACGGAAATGGCCGTACGGAGCGGGCGGCCGATCGATAGCGGTCGGCGTTGGCCGTTCCGGGGCCCGCAGCGCGCCGCCTCACCCCGTCGCGCGCAGCACCGCGGCCACGATCGGGCCCGCCACGTCGCCGCCGTGGCCGCCCTGCTCCGCGTACGCGGCGGCCGTGAAGTCGCCCCGGTAGCCCGCGAACCAGCTGTTCGACTGCGTCTGCCCGTCGACCTCCGCCGAGCCGGTCTTCGCGCCGATGTCGGGGCCGAGCCCGCTCATCGCGGTCGCCCCGGTGCCGCTCGTCGCGGTGAGGTTCATCATCTGCCGCAGTTGCGCCGCCGTGCCCGGACGCAGCCCGGCGGCCGTGGCCAGGGGCCGCTTGTCGAAGGACGCGGGGACGAGGACGGGCTGGTGGAAGGCGCCGTCGCGGATCGTCGCGACGACGGAGGCGAGGTTGAGCGGGTTGAGCTGGACCTTGCCCTGGCCGATGAGCGAGACGCCCTTGTCGTCCCCCTCGGCGACGGGCACCTTCCCGTCCGCCGAGGCGATGCCCGTCTTCCAGTTGTCGCGCCCGAGCCCGAACTTCTCGCTCGCCTCCGTGCCGAGGTCGCCGGGCTGGAGCTTGGGAGCGAAGGAGACGAAAGAGGTGTTGCAGGAGATCGCGAAGGCGTGGGCGAGCGTCGCGCCCGGATCCGGCCTCATCCCCGTGAGGTTGTGCACGGTCTGACCGCCCGACAGCGCCGTGTCGGGGCAGGGAGCGGGCCCGTTCGCGCTGGTCAGGCCCTTGTCGATGAGCATGGCCGCAGTGATCATCTTCATCGTGGAGCCGGGCGCCACGGTGCCCTGGAAGGCGGCGTTGAACTGGTCGTCGCGGTGATTGGCGACGGCGAGGATCTCGCCGGTACCGGCCCGTTCGACGACGACGGACGCGTTCGCGTACGCCGCCACGGCCTTCTCCGCCGCGGCCTGCACGCCCGCGCTGAGCGTCGTCGGCACCCGCCCCGGCTTGCCCTTCTCCAGCGTGAGCAGCGTCGTGTTCGGCGCGTCGTCGGGGTGCTTGATCATCAGCTCGACGGCCCCGGAGCCGCCCGCCCGCTCCCCGTACCGCTCCCTGAGCTGGGCGAGGATCGGCGCGAGCGAGGGGTACGCCCCGGCGTCGAGCGCCTTGCCCTCGCGGTCGACGAGCGCGACGGGCGGCGCGTCGGCGTCCCCGGTGACGAGAAGATCGCCGTCCTTCATCCGCGGATGCACGAGCGCGGGCGTCCACTTGACGACCGGGTGCCCGGTCGCCTCCGAGCGCACGACGGTCAGCCCGGTGTCGTACGCGAGCGACGTGCCGCGCACGGTGAGCTTCACGTGGTACGGGAGTCGCGTGGCCGTCGCGGTGCCCGGTTCCAGGGTCACCTTGCTGACGTGCGCCTTGTCCCGCACGCCCTGGAGTGCGACCCCCGCGGGCGCGGGCTGGCTGGTCAGCGCCGCCGCCGCGGTGAGGCGCCCCGCGCCCCACGTGCTGAGGAACTTCCGCCCCGTCTCCCGCACGTCCTTCGCCGTCAGTGGCGTGTCGAGGCGCTTGGCGACCGCCTCGGCCGAATTCTGGTCCGCCGTGCCCGAGGTGACGGCGTGCACGAGGTTGTACGCCCCGTACCCGCCCCCGCCGAGCAGCACGACGAGCGCCCCCGACACCACCGACACCTTCACCCCGGTGCGCATGACAGCACTCCCCCTCCCCGCATGTGGTCGTCGGGAGCTTATGGGGCGGGAGCGACATGTGGAGATCCCGTTACGGGATTGCGACGATCACGCAACCGGCGGTAGCCCCCGCCGGGCGGCCCGGAGCGCTCAGGCCGGGTGGCGTTCGGCCCGCGCCTGGTCGAGGAGTTCGGGGTACGCCTCGCGCGCCTCCTGGGTGGACAGGCCGAGGAGCATGGCCGACCAGGGGACGGGGCAGGGCGGGGCGTGGTCGGGGTCGGGACAGAGCAGGTGCTCGATCCGCCGCTTCAGCTCCCGCGCCTGCGCCGGGGTGGCGTACAGGCCCAGGCGCAGTTCCTGGACGCTTCGCTCTCCGGTCATCGCTCACCTTTCCGCTGTTCCGCCCTGACGCCCGCTCAGATCCAGGAATTGAGCCACATCCGGTCGTGCCAGGACCCGTAGGGAATCGCCGTACCCGTGTAGAGGGGCCAGAAATACACGAAGTTCCACGCGATGAGGAGGAAGAGCACGCCCGTCGCCGTCGCCCCTATCGTCCTGCGGCGCTCCGAGGCACCGGCCGGGCCGAGCAGGGCACCGGCCAGCATGGTCAGCGCGAGGCACAGGAAGGGCACGAAGACGACCGCGTAGAAGTAGAAGATCGTGCGCTCCTGGTAGTGGAGCCACGGCAGCCAGCCGATGGCCACCGCGCCGAGGATCGCGCCCGCCCGCCAGTCGCGGCGGAAGACCCAGCGCCACAGCACGTAGACGAGCGCGGCGCACGCCGCCCACCACAGCGCGGGCGTGCCGAGCGCGAGGACCTCGCGGGCGCAGTCGCCGGAGGTGCCGCTCGGGCAGCCGTCGCTGCCGGGGGGCGGGGACTCGTAGAAGTACGAGACGGGACGGCCGTCGACCATCCAGCTCCACGCGTTGGACTGGTAGCGGTGGCCGTCGGTGAGGCCGACGTGGAAGCGGTAGACCTCGTGCTCGTAGTGCCACAGGCTCCGCAGCCAGTCGGGCAGCCAGGTGAAGTGGCCGCCCTGCCCCGCCGTCCTCGCCCAGTCGCGCAGGTAGCCGCCCTTGCCGTTGTCGGGCGAGGCGATCCAGGCGGTCCAGGAGGCGAGGTAGACGGCGAGCGCGACCGGGACGATCGAGACGAAGGCGACCGGCGCGTCGCGGCGCAGCATGCCGAGCCAGCCGCGCCCCGGGCGCGCGCCCGCGATCTTGCGCGCGCCGACGTCCCACAGCACCGTCATGACGCCGAACGCGGCGAGCACGAACAGGCCGTTCCACTTCGTGCCGAAGGCGAGGCCGAGGCAGATCCCGGCGGCCCAGCGCCAGGGCCGCCGGCCGAGGAAGGCGGTCTCGGCGATCGTGGCGTCCGCCCGGACGACCCCGTCCGCGTCCACCGGGAGCTTGGCGAGGAGCCGGGCGCGGGCCCGGTCGCGGTCCAGGAGCAGGCAGCCGAAGGCGGCGAGCACGAAGAACATCAGCACGAGGTCGAGGAGCGCGGTGCGGCTCATCACGAGGTGCAGTCCGTCGATCGTGAGCAGCGCGCCCGCGAAGCAGCCGAGGAACGTCGAGCGGAACATGCGCCGCCCGATCCGGCACAGCATCCACACGGACGCGGTGCCGAGCACCGCCGTCATGAAGCGCCAGCCGAAGGGCGTGAGGCCGAAGAGCCACTCGCCGATCCCGATGACGTACTTGCCGACCGGCGGGTGCACGACGTACGCGGCCTGCGTCGGGATGTCGACCGTGGAGGGGTCGGCGAGGATCTGCTTGTTGGCCTGCTCGCCCCAGCTCACCTCGTAGCCGCGGTGGATGAGCGCCCAGGCGTCCTTCGCGTAGTACGTCTCGTCGAATATCACCGCCTTCGGCGAGCCGAGGTGCCAGAAACGGGTGACCCCGGCGACGAGGGTGATCAGCAGCGGACCGAGCCAGCTCGCGGAGCGGACGAGGAAGGCGGAGAGGCGGTACGGGAGACCGACCGCCGTCCACAGCCCGGGATCGGCGGGCCCCGCCCACGGCGGGTCGAGGCGTTCGGCGACGCTCGCCTCACGGCGCCTGGGCACGTAGCCGAAGCGGCGCAGACGCCGCTGCCAGGGCGGCGGGGCCTGGGGATCGGCGGCCTGCCCCTGGCTGGCCTCGGTCGAGGACGCGGTACTGGTCACCGGGTCATCGTAGGGAACGAGGCTTTGGGAGTCCCGGAGACGGGCGGGGGTGGGGGTGCGGGGGAGGCGCCGGGTGGGCGGGAGGTGCGTGCGGGGAGGGGTGGGCGAGGCGTCGGGCGGGGGTGCGGGGGAGGCGTTGTCCCGGCGGGCCGGGGGCGGGGAGGCGTTACCCGGGCCGGGCGGGTGCCTGACCCGGGCCGG comes from Streptomyces sp. Tu6071 and encodes:
- a CDS encoding penicillin-binding transpeptidase domain-containing protein, which gives rise to MRTGVKVSVVSGALVVLLGGGGYGAYNLVHAVTSGTADQNSAEAVAKRLDTPLTAKDVRETGRKFLSTWGAGRLTAAAALTSQPAPAGVALQGVRDKAHVSKVTLEPGTATATRLPYHVKLTVRGTSLAYDTGLTVVRSEATGHPVVKWTPALVHPRMKDGDLLVTGDADAPPVALVDREGKALDAGAYPSLAPILAQLRERYGERAGGSGAVELMIKHPDDAPNTTLLTLEKGKPGRVPTTLSAGVQAAAEKAVAAYANASVVVERAGTGEILAVANHRDDQFNAAFQGTVAPGSTMKMITAAMLIDKGLTSANGPAPCPDTALSGGQTVHNLTGMRPDPGATLAHAFAISCNTSFVSFAPKLQPGDLGTEASEKFGLGRDNWKTGIASADGKVPVAEGDDKGVSLIGQGKVQLNPLNLASVVATIRDGAFHQPVLVPASFDKRPLATAAGLRPGTAAQLRQMMNLTATSGTGATAMSGLGPDIGAKTGSAEVDGQTQSNSWFAGYRGDFTAAAYAEQGGHGGDVAGPIVAAVLRATG
- a CDS encoding dolichyl-phosphate-mannose--protein mannosyltransferase: MTSTASSTEASQGQAADPQAPPPWQRRLRRFGYVPRRREASVAERLDPPWAGPADPGLWTAVGLPYRLSAFLVRSASWLGPLLITLVAGVTRFWHLGSPKAVIFDETYYAKDAWALIHRGYEVSWGEQANKQILADPSTVDIPTQAAYVVHPPVGKYVIGIGEWLFGLTPFGWRFMTAVLGTASVWMLCRIGRRMFRSTFLGCFAGALLTIDGLHLVMSRTALLDLVLMFFVLAAFGCLLLDRDRARARLLAKLPVDADGVVRADATIAETAFLGRRPWRWAAGICLGLAFGTKWNGLFVLAAFGVMTVLWDVGARKIAGARPGRGWLGMLRRDAPVAFVSIVPVALAVYLASWTAWIASPDNGKGGYLRDWARTAGQGGHFTWLPDWLRSLWHYEHEVYRFHVGLTDGHRYQSNAWSWMVDGRPVSYFYESPPPGSDGCPSGTSGDCAREVLALGTPALWWAACAALVYVLWRWVFRRDWRAGAILGAVAIGWLPWLHYQERTIFYFYAVVFVPFLCLALTMLAGALLGPAGASERRRTIGATATGVLFLLIAWNFVYFWPLYTGTAIPYGSWHDRMWLNSWI